In the Nitratiruptor sp. YY09-18 genome, ACTAGCACTCTATGGTCTAGGACATCTCAATCTTGAGGCCTCTGTGGCGATTGTATCAATGAGTGGAGGAGCACTTTTAGCAAATATTGTCTCTGTTCTTCTTTTTGTTGGTGATACTCTCAAATCTAAAAGGTAACCATGGAAAGTAATAGTGCTTGGATCATCATCCATCGGATGAGGATCCCCCTCCTCGTCATTATCATTACATTTGCTATCTCTATCCTTGGCATGACTCTCATTCCTGGTCGCGATGATCAGGGTAACGTCTACTATATGAACTTCTTTGATGCCTTCTACTTCGTAAGCTATATGGCTACAACGATCGGATTTGGCGAGGCTCCCTATACCTTTACCTACCCCCAAAGACTTTGGGTGAGCTTTTGTATTTATCTCACTGTTATTGGGTGGTTTTATGGTATAGGTAACATCATCGCTCTTATCCAAGATAAAAAATTAGCACGCGAGCTTGCAGTTGCACGCTTTCGCACAAAAATCAAGAAGCTTAGTGAGCCCTTTATTATAATCCTTGGTTACAACAATGTAACAAAAGAGATCATCCGACGCCTCAATTCTGAAGGTATACGGATCGTTGTAGTGGATAAGGATGAGAGTAAAATAGATGAGATAGAACTAGAAAACTTCATTCCAGAAGTTCCAGCAATCAGTGGAGATACCACAAAACCTGAAATCCTCAAAATTGCTGGAATTCACGAGAAAAACTGCCAAGCTGTTGTAGTGCTTTTTGAAGATGATATTAAAAATGCAAAAATAGCTCTCATGTGTAAACTTCTCAATAAAAAGATCGATATTATCGTCAAATCCACCACCAAAGACAATACCGAGCATTTGCGCAATATCGGTATACGCCATATTGAAGACCCTTTCAAGATCGTATCTGATCGCATCTACTTTCAGATTACTGCTCCATATATTTGGCTTTTGGAGATGTGGATATTTGGACATATTTTACGCATACGCAAAAGAGAGTTCTTGCCAAAGGGTAAATATATCATCTGCGGTGCTGGACGTATGGGAAAAGCTCTCGCCCACGCACTAGAGCGAGCAAATATAGAGTATGTCTTCATCGATATCAAATCGAGTGATTACAAAAAACGCAAGCAAAGTGCTATTTATGGAGATGCTGAAGATATCAGGATTTTGATGAAAGCTGGCATCCAAGATGCTAGCTGTATCATCGCTGCAACCAAAGATGATATGATAAACCTCACTATTCTCTCTACTGCCAAAAAACTTAACCCTTCCATTTATACAATTGCAAGAGAAAACACCCTCGAAGATATTAGCGTCTTCAAATCTGCTCGTATCGATCAGATCTATATTCTTGAGCGCGTGCTGGCAAAGTATACCTACAACTTCATAGCAAGACCTATGGCAAACCGCTTCATCCGCTATATCTACCACAAAGACAACAACTGGGCAATGCATGTGGTAGGCAAACTCAGTGCTACAATTGGTAAAAATCCTGATGTTTTTGAGATGACGATCACAGAAGAGAATGCCTATGCACTCTATCATGAGCTCAAAAAAGGAATGGCTATAAATCTGGAAATTCTACGCCGTTCTAGAACAGATTATCGCAAGAAGAATAGAATAGTCTTTTTGATGTATCACTATGAAGATGAGTATACCAAAGAGACGATCCTTATGCCTGATGATAATGTAGAGGTAAAACCTGGAGCCTCTTTGCTCATAGCCTGTGATGAAGAGTCACGCATAGATTTTGAATATATTATCAACAACTACTATGAGCTCTATTATGTTCTCACTGGTAAAGAGCAGCATATGGGAGTATTTAATCTTTTGGGAAGAGAAACAACAAGTATCCATAATGCAGCATAAAACTCTCAATATCAAAAGCTATGAGTGGTAGTCAGATATGACCAGCTAACAATTTCTGTTTTAGCGATTTTTGACAAAAAGCTTTTTTTCATAGCACTTATACTCTCACGTTAATACAATTTTAAAGGACTGCAATGGTACGCAAACATATAACAGAACAGACTGCTATTCTCATATCAGTTACTAAATGGATCATACTCTCCTCTATCGTAGGCATTATCATTGGTGCCATTGTGACACTATTTCTCAAAACTATTCACTATGCTGAACTCTACCAACACAAACTCCCTTTTCCCTATTACTATTTACTCCCTTTTGTACTCATACTTGTAATCTGGCTCATTAAAACTTTTGCCCCCAGTGCACAAGGGCACGGTACAGAAAAAGTCATAGAGGCAGTACACAAAAAACATGGCAAGATCGATCTCAAAGTAGTACCTATCAAACTCATTGCCACAGTCCTTACTATTTTTGCTGGCGGATCAGTAGGTAAAGAGGGACCTGCCGGTCAAATAGGCGCAGCCAGTGCTTCGGGACTCAGCGACCTTTTACGCTTTAGTGATAGCGATCGTAAAAAGATTGTAATCTGCGGTATTAGCGCTGGTTTTGCATCTGTTTTTGGTACGCCTATTGCCGGTGCTATTTTTGGTGTAGAAGTCCTTATCATTGGTGTTATTATGTATGATGTGCTTTTACCATCTTTTATTGCGGGTTTTGCTGCTTTTACTACTGCCCAATTTTTAGGCATTGAGTATACCTATTTTGACCTTCGCTACTACCAAAGTATCAATCTTGATCCTGTTTTGATAGCCAAAGTTGTAGCAGCTGGGCTCTTTTTTGGACTTATCTCTGATATTGTGGTAACGAGCATCAATCTCATGCATAAAGGAATTGAGAAGATACCTCTCAATATCTATATCAAAGCATTCCTCATAGGTCTTATATTAGCAGGTATTGGAACACTTTTTGGAGAGCAGTATCTTGGACTTGGTATGGGAACTATCAAAGATACCCTCAATCCAGATCCCTATTTCGCAAAAGATCTTCCATGGTATGCCTTTTTGCTCAAAACCTTTACTACAGGCCTTACACTTGCCGGTGGTGGAAGTGGTGGAGTGATTACGCCAATATTTTATATCGGAGCGACCAGTGGTCACGCATTTGGTAGCTGGTTTGATTATGAACATATTACTCTCTTTGCTGCTTTGGGCTTTGTAAGCGTACTCAGTGGTGCAACAAACGCACCGATAGCCGCAACGATTATGGCTGTAGAGCTTTTTGGACTAGAGATCGCTCACTACGCAGCCTTGAGTGCAGTCATCAGCTTCCTCGTCACAGGGCATAGGAGTATTTTCCCTTCACAGATTCTTGCGATGCGCAAAAGTGAAATTCTTGAAGTCAAAATCGGCGAAGAGATTGAAAAGGCAGAAGTAGACATGGACATTGACAATACCCGCTTCAAGCGTATCCGTCGCAGAATTTTGCGCAAAAAGGCAAAACTTGGCAGAAGAAAGTAGTCTACCTATACAAGATTTTTCTCAGACGCTCTTCTATCTCTTGAGGTTCCCATAAAATGCGTTTTTTGATCGTACGTTTTGTAGTCAATCGCAAAACAATTTCTAAGAGGTAAGCACCAAAAAATGCTCCTGCAACATACCATCCAACCGATGGCATCTTCTGCGATGCATACACAAGCGCCAATATTGCAGCACTAAATGCACCAATTGCAGCAAACATAACCGCAAATGTATTAGCATTGGTATATTTGATTTTGAAGCAATGACCAAGATGGACAAACCCTTGAATGAAAAGAATCACAATAGAAGCAATCGTAGCAATCTCATCAAGATCCAAAAACAAAATCATTGGCACAATAAGGAGTGCAGAAACTATAAGCCCTTCAGTAGAGTGGAATACATTATACTCATATACCTTCGGCAGCTCTCCTTTTCGTGCTAAATCATAGCTTATCTGTGTAGCTGCATAGAGACTGGCATTAATTGCACTTGTAGCGCTCACAAGTGCCACAGCAGCCATAATCTTAAATCCCCACTCTCCAAATACTGGCTTAGCAGCTTCTGCGAGTGCGTAATCTTTGGCTTTAATAACTTCGCTCAGTGGCAAGTTGCCAAGTACTGCTACCGCGGTAGCTACATAGAGAACTATCACTATTCCTATAGCAAACATCATTGCTCGAAGCATATTCTTTCTGGGGTTTTGCATATCTTCTACAGTATTGGTAATTACGCTAAATCCCTGATAAGCAAAAAAAACTAGACCTAAGGCATAGAACATATTGATAAGAGGCGGGGAGTCTTTGAGGGAGAGATAGGTAGGTTTGATGAAAAAGAGTGCAGCACTGACAAAGATCACAAGGGCAGTGAGCTTGAAAATGACAATAGCATTTTCACTTTTGGCTACAAAACTTGCACCAACGAGATTGATAAGAGTAAAGAATGCTAAGATACCAAGAGCAAAGATATTCACATACAATGGAGTAACGCCACTACTCATATACGTTGCAGCATAAGTACCAAAAGATTTACAAACCGCTGCTAGTCCTATGAGTTGAGCAAGATAGAAAAGCACCCCAGCACTACCACTAAAAAAGCCTTCGCCATACTCTTGCACCAAATACTCGATCACACCACCGCGGCTTGGATAGACAAGTGCAAGCTTGGCGAGAGAATATCCGGCAAAAAGTGCAATGAGACCACCAAGAATGAAGCTTCCTATTACTAGATTGCCAGCAATAGCACCAGCTTCACCGATGACAATAAAAATCCCAATACCAACCATTGAGCCTATACCCAAAAATACTGCACTCCATAGACCAAAAGCTTTGTTTTCCATCTATTCTCTTTTTTTGTTTTTTATATGGTATCATTTTTGCATTGGAGGTGTATATGCATAAAATACTTTTTTTAATTCTTTGTTCTTTGAGCCTCTTCGCAGCTCCTTTGCAGTTTGCAATCCAACATCCTTGGCGCATGGCTTTTTATCCTCTTACACCTACAGATACCACTGTTAAAAAAAGCACAACGTTTACCTTCACTGAAACCAATGATTATGAAAATGAAGAGCATCTCATTCTTGATTATGAACTCAGTACCCTTACTCTCACACAAACCTACAATCTAGATACAACAAAAGCAGTAACGCTCCATCTTCCTCTTTGCCAAATATGGGGAGGCTTTATGGATAAGCCCCTTGATTGGTTCCACGATGTCACAGGACTACTCAACGGAGAAGAGCATAACATTAAAGGGGACAATAGAGTCTTCATCGATTTTGGCAATATTCACCAAAATTCACCTTACGCATTCATTGGAAACGCAACTTTTGAATTTAAGCAGCTACTCCCTTGGCATCCAAAGAGTACCAATTTTGCTTATCGCGTCGGTATAAAAATCCCTACAGCTCCTAAAAGCAGTGGGTTTGGTACGAAAAAGGTTGATTATTTAGTAGGATTTATTGGAAGTTATAAAAAGTGGTTGTACAATATTGACCTCCTCTATCTTGGAAAAAATCGTATCACCAATCTAGCCAAATCTAAAAGATGGGCATATTCTCTCTATCTCTTTTATAGTTATAAAAAATGGGAAATCTCTTGGCGCTATATTAGTTCATTCTATACAAGCGATCATGACTGGTTCGATTCACCTTCACAAATCGTGAATGTTACGTATCAGTTAAATGATAGATGGAGTATTTTTGCGAGTGAAAACCTCACCCCTTTTTATGGAAGTCCCGACTTTACCATTGGTGCACAGCTAAAATTTTAAGGAGAATACATGGATAAGAAAAAATATAAAAAAGAGCTCTACCTTCTCCAAGTTGAACTTGTCAAGTTCCAACGTGAAGTCATAACTAAAGATCTCAAAGTCTGCACCATCTTTGAAGGCCGTGATGCGGCTGGAAAGGATGGAACCATCAAACGCTTTACCGAACACCTCAGCCCAAGAGAAACACGTGTTGTTGCTTTGGGAAAACCAAGTGATATCGAAAAGAAGAGCTGGTATTTTCAGCGCTATGTCCCTCACCTCCCTCATGGTGGCGAGATGGTTTTTTTCAACCGTAGCTGGTACAACCGTGCAGGTGTTGAAAAGGTGATGGGATTTTGCACCCAAGAAGAGTATGAGCGCTTCATGCAAGAGGTGCCAAATTTTGAACATCTTTTAGTGCATGATGGCATGATCTTTACAAAATATTATCTCGATATAACAAAAGAGGAGCAAAAAAAGCGCCTAGAAGAGCGCAAAAAGGATCCACTCAAACAATGGAAACTCAGTCCCATCGATCAAAAAGCACAAGAGCTGTGGAAAGAATACTCTTTGGCTCGAGATGAGATGTTTGCTAGAACTCACTTTGCCTATGCTCCCTGGTATGTAGTGAGGGCAGATGATAAGAAGGCTGCCCGCATCAATACCATAAAGCACTTTTTAAGTAAAGCAGAGTATGATGGAAAAGATGAATCACTTCTCATCTATGATCCAAACATAGTGTGTGAGTTTGATCAAGCCTGCTACGAAAAAGGGCTCATAGCCCCATAAAATTTTTCACTCATACTTCACATCCTCTATGCAAATATTTCGAATCTTTATTTAAAAGACTGTTCTCTTTGTTTTTATCTTTAAATTTTATATTAAAATTTATAATAATTTTTAATTAAAGACTATTTTTATGATTTGTAGAGAAGTTTTATAAATTCTCCGTTTAACACACTTATAAAATTTAAACAATATTTAAATAAATATATTTAAATTACTTATTTATTATCAAAATTTAAAGTAGCTATCATTTTATTTGATATTCTTATAATACTTTATAAAAAGTATATTAATTTTAGTTATTATTCAATATAATATTTTCCATAAACATTTCAAATAATAAGGAGATAGTATGAAAAAAATAGTTGCAACAATGGCTTCGTTTGCTTTGGTCTCTAATCTTTTTGCATTTACGCTATCAGATCCTATTACTACAACTACCAATCCGGTACAATTTGTCCAACAATCACATGAGACTATGCTTGATTCACAATTGGTAGAAGCAAAAAATCTCTTACAGCTTTCTCAACAACTAGTTGATTTGAGTAATTCTTATCTCAATACAATGACTCAGTTCAATAAAGATTATATCTATGCTATGTTGAGACTTTCTGATGATATTGGTAAAATGGCTGATAGAATTGGTGAAATGGCTGATAGAATTGTTCAAACAGAGGTTTTAATAGGTGAAATGGCTGATAGAATTGTAGTTGTTGCAAAAGATATTCTCAACTACTGCAACCAAACTCAACAAAATCTCTTACAAGCACAAAAAAATTTCAATGAACTCCTCATCGCACTCA is a window encoding:
- a CDS encoding TrkA family potassium uptake protein, whose protein sequence is MESNSAWIIIHRMRIPLLVIIITFAISILGMTLIPGRDDQGNVYYMNFFDAFYFVSYMATTIGFGEAPYTFTYPQRLWVSFCIYLTVIGWFYGIGNIIALIQDKKLARELAVARFRTKIKKLSEPFIIILGYNNVTKEIIRRLNSEGIRIVVVDKDESKIDEIELENFIPEVPAISGDTTKPEILKIAGIHEKNCQAVVVLFEDDIKNAKIALMCKLLNKKIDIIVKSTTKDNTEHLRNIGIRHIEDPFKIVSDRIYFQITAPYIWLLEMWIFGHILRIRKREFLPKGKYIICGAGRMGKALAHALERANIEYVFIDIKSSDYKKRKQSAIYGDAEDIRILMKAGIQDASCIIAATKDDMINLTILSTAKKLNPSIYTIARENTLEDISVFKSARIDQIYILERVLAKYTYNFIARPMANRFIRYIYHKDNNWAMHVVGKLSATIGKNPDVFEMTITEENAYALYHELKKGMAINLEILRRSRTDYRKKNRIVFLMYHYEDEYTKETILMPDDNVEVKPGASLLIACDEESRIDFEYIINNYYELYYVLTGKEQHMGVFNLLGRETTSIHNAA
- a CDS encoding chloride channel protein; its protein translation is MVRKHITEQTAILISVTKWIILSSIVGIIIGAIVTLFLKTIHYAELYQHKLPFPYYYLLPFVLILVIWLIKTFAPSAQGHGTEKVIEAVHKKHGKIDLKVVPIKLIATVLTIFAGGSVGKEGPAGQIGAASASGLSDLLRFSDSDRKKIVICGISAGFASVFGTPIAGAIFGVEVLIIGVIMYDVLLPSFIAGFAAFTTAQFLGIEYTYFDLRYYQSINLDPVLIAKVVAAGLFFGLISDIVVTSINLMHKGIEKIPLNIYIKAFLIGLILAGIGTLFGEQYLGLGMGTIKDTLNPDPYFAKDLPWYAFLLKTFTTGLTLAGGGSGGVITPIFYIGATSGHAFGSWFDYEHITLFAALGFVSVLSGATNAPIAATIMAVELFGLEIAHYAALSAVISFLVTGHRSIFPSQILAMRKSEILEVKIGEEIEKAEVDMDIDNTRFKRIRRRILRKKAKLGRRK
- a CDS encoding APC family permease yields the protein MENKAFGLWSAVFLGIGSMVGIGIFIVIGEAGAIAGNLVIGSFILGGLIALFAGYSLAKLALVYPSRGGVIEYLVQEYGEGFFSGSAGVLFYLAQLIGLAAVCKSFGTYAATYMSSGVTPLYVNIFALGILAFFTLINLVGASFVAKSENAIVIFKLTALVIFVSAALFFIKPTYLSLKDSPPLINMFYALGLVFFAYQGFSVITNTVEDMQNPRKNMLRAMMFAIGIVIVLYVATAVAVLGNLPLSEVIKAKDYALAEAAKPVFGEWGFKIMAAVALVSATSAINASLYAATQISYDLARKGELPKVYEYNVFHSTEGLIVSALLIVPMILFLDLDEIATIASIVILFIQGFVHLGHCFKIKYTNANTFAVMFAAIGAFSAAILALVYASQKMPSVGWYVAGAFFGAYLLEIVLRLTTKRTIKKRILWEPQEIEERLRKILYR
- the ppk2 gene encoding polyphosphate kinase 2, with the translated sequence MDKKKYKKELYLLQVELVKFQREVITKDLKVCTIFEGRDAAGKDGTIKRFTEHLSPRETRVVALGKPSDIEKKSWYFQRYVPHLPHGGEMVFFNRSWYNRAGVEKVMGFCTQEEYERFMQEVPNFEHLLVHDGMIFTKYYLDITKEEQKKRLEERKKDPLKQWKLSPIDQKAQELWKEYSLARDEMFARTHFAYAPWYVVRADDKKAARINTIKHFLSKAEYDGKDESLLIYDPNIVCEFDQACYEKGLIAP
- a CDS encoding DUF3187 family protein, whose translation is MHKILFLILCSLSLFAAPLQFAIQHPWRMAFYPLTPTDTTVKKSTTFTFTETNDYENEEHLILDYELSTLTLTQTYNLDTTKAVTLHLPLCQIWGGFMDKPLDWFHDVTGLLNGEEHNIKGDNRVFIDFGNIHQNSPYAFIGNATFEFKQLLPWHPKSTNFAYRVGIKIPTAPKSSGFGTKKVDYLVGFIGSYKKWLYNIDLLYLGKNRITNLAKSKRWAYSLYLFYSYKKWEISWRYISSFYTSDHDWFDSPSQIVNVTYQLNDRWSIFASENLTPFYGSPDFTIGAQLKF